TTGTTGCTTTTTGAGAAAAAAAGAAACATACCCTTTGCAGGTACACTCATGTGCACACTCACTATGTTTGTGATCTATGCTCCAACAATCGAAACACAAAGAGTTATTTGTGGTGGCATGTATCTAGTTGGATCAAGTGGGCATGAAGATGTTTACCCTACATAGATGTCATGCATTTTAATCTTCAAATTACCCATTTGATACAATTGGTCGATGTTTTTAAATTTGTCGCATGCAACGTTTACTTTTTTGGTGTGTTTTGAACTCATTGGTCTATTTGCATCTTGCTATACAGAAGCGTGTTTGTACTCATCATGGCTGTACCGCTTCAATGCGGTGTTTTGAGTCAATGAAATCTCTTTATCGAAAAAAGATGCATGTAGACATTGCTTGAAGTCATCCAAGTACAATAGCTGTGTGCATAAGGAATCCAGATGTCATGATAACTCAAGTGTCTGTTTGGTATGTTCTTGTTTTCTCTAGGATTGAGGCTATTGCCTAGACATAATAACTTCATATGAGAAACCTTCCAGTTTGTTCAATAGCTCCATCCAATTcgctcaacatcaacattgagcTTTGCTTGGCATTACTGAATAATCAATAATATATCCATGCTTGCGTTCATCAACCGATATAGAAGCCAGGGGTTGATCTTCCTTCCTAAAAAATAACCTACATCCTATTCCAGGCCTCCGGTAATTTGTATGGCTAGCTGACACAAACAAAAGAGTGGGTATGTGTTCAACATAGCACACACTAATTATAATGAGAGGATTATATGCACTTGGCAGCCAGCGCAAGCCTGTGGAGGTAGGTTAATTATGTTAACTATGTCATATGTTTCTGCTGATGATACTGTACctattactccctccatccggaaatacttgtcataaaaatgaatacaaatggatgtatctaaaactaaaatacatatctagatacatctattcctccgacaagtatttccggacggagggagtactcaacTTGCTTCAGGAGCTGGCTGGCTACTGGCTAGCTTGCAAACAAGAGAAGCTCATCTCCAAGGAAAAGAACCTGATGCATATGCTGGCCCTTTGATTTACTTggtggtggagaaaccaaaccacAAGATGCATGTATATATCCAAAACACATCTCATCCATATCCAAAGTAGTTCTAGCTAGCTAGTGTATCCAAAACATATCTCATCCACCCAAAGATAGTGGCACTAGCTAGGTAGCTAGTCATCCAtccatatatatacacacatatatgCGCATATATATACATGTACTACATGCATGTATATATGTATGCAGACATATGCCAACTTGCCCAACACCCACACAGTCCTCATGCGTCACTAGCTAGCTTAGCCAAGATAGATAGAGCATCTACTACATACATGCTCAACTAGCTACTTTCCAATTAATTGCCCCCCTTTTTGCTTGCACCGTACCCTCTCTATATTCCCTTTCCAACTTTGCCTACTTCACTATCCATATCTTTCTCAGTTAACCAACTGCAACAAGCTActagatactactccctccgttcctaaataattgtctttctagatatttcaacaaatgactacatatggagcaaaatgagtaaatctacaatttaaaacatgtctacatacatccgtatgttgtagtccatttgagatggctagaaagacaaatatttgggaacggagggagtagctgactTGATCAAGAGGAAACGTGCATGCATGCACCACCACTCGAAACGACTGTCCACTTGATGCATTTTGAATTAAATGCAATTAACAGTGAAGCAAACAGTTTATTAAGAAGAGAAAACGTTCACTGCTTAATCACCTCATCAATTGATTGATTAATTAGCTTATAAGGATACATAAATATAGTTTGTAGTACAATATATACGTAGAAAAAAATGTGCCCTTTTGTACTTGCATGTGGGCAGTTGCCACTTAGTAGAGCTGAACTAAGcacaggaaagaaaagaaaagaaaagaaaaaggtggATAGTAGTAGGCCACAACATTGCACCCACTCCCTTAATTTGCATCACATTTCAGACAACCCCCACCACTCACTCACTTGCTCACTCACTCACTCGGCCGGCCTCATGCACACACACTGATCGATCCAACTGGCCAAACATTTTTCTTCTGCTCACAGGTCACAAAGTGGAATTTTTTTCATTCCCATTTATATATTTCAGCACCAATATACATGATCAATCGTGTTTACATGGTACATATACATGTGAGTGTCAATAATTTCCTATAGTCAACCTTACGCCAAAGAATTGAAAGAATCAATTGTATGTTACAGTTTCCTTGATATGTTCCAAGGAGCAAATTTGTAAGTAATTTTgtatagaagaagaagaggaagaagaagaatgatcGGACAATCAATCGGTGTTAAGAAAAGTAAAGAATTCGTCAGGCCAGCCAGCTGCATGCGACGTGCCGATCAATAATGGCAATCCACCAGCGCGGCGGAAGCGGCCGTGAGCATCAGCCGTTTCTTGCCGCTGTCGAACGGCCCGAGGCCGAGCACCACCGGTGGCGCcgatgatggtggtggtggcggtggcgggtgTGAGACGCACTCCTCGTCGGACGGCGCCGGCAGGTTGAGGTCGAGCTCCAGGTTGATGCCGGCCGGGGTGCTGTCTTTCTTCGTTGTGGACGCGGTGATCGCGGTCACCGCGGCAGCGGTGGTGGTTGTGACGCGATCGGCCGgcgcgtgcagcgggcggtggcgCCGCATGTGCCCGCCTAGCGCCTGCCCGGAGGCGAACTCGGCCCCGCATATGGAGCACTCGTGCACCCGGAGCCTGTTGGTGTTGACGGCGTTGCAAACGGCGCTGCCGCCGTTGTTGAGGCTCAGCACGGTGGTCACGTCCGGCGCGGCGTCGACCTGAGGCGGCGGGGGCTGTGGTGGCGACGCTGTCGTCATCTGCACCAGCGGTGGCTTCGTCGGCGGTGGCTTGGACAGCTTGGCGATGGCGACGCTGGTGGCGTTGGCGGCGGTGTCGTCGTCGGCTCCGGCGAGGCGTGGCTTCTTGTGGCTGGCGCGGTGGCCGCCGAGGGCCTGGAAGGTGGGGAAGCACTTGTTGCACGTCTTGCACTCGTACACGTAGAAGCCAGCCCTGACGCCGTCCGCCGTGGTGGCCGCCTCCGTGTACTTACGGCTGGTGTACCTCTCCGTCTTGGTCGTCGACATCACCGCCGGCGCCGGCAGAGGGCCGGGCGGAGGAAGCAACGACGCCCCCTGCCGGGCCTCCTGCGGCACCGTCGCGGGCGGCGGCCTCGAGTCGACGACGACTCCGGGCGGCGCCGCGCCCTGGGCGAGGAGGATGAGGCAGTgggccatgtcctcctcctcggtggTGGTGCTCTCAGAGGAGGACGCGGAGGAGCACGCCATGGCGGCCGCCGGCGGCGTCAGGTGGCGCGGCCTCTTGGTGCGCTTCCGCTTGACGACGGCACCGCCGTGCTGCTGCGGCCGATCGTCCACGGCCCCCTCCTCCCGGAAGAGCACGAGCTCCATGGCCGACGCTTGCATGTCGCCGAAGCAAAGAGAGGCgtggagagagggagaggaagagagtggcaggcaggcaggcaggtggggAGGGAGGCTGGCTCTGTGGTTTTTATggcgggaggagagggagagggacaagTGGAGCTACGCTACGCTggctagagagagagggagagagagagagagagagagagagagagagagagagaggcgtttTGCCTTGCACATATAACAAATGGAAGAGATGAATCCGGCAGCTACTACTCTAATCAATGGAAGTTTCTTTTGGCCTCTAATCAAtggacaagcaagcaagcaagcaagcctaGATAGACAGAAAGCTTTCTCTCTCTAGATATGAGAGAGAAAATTAACACccccacacacaaagagagagaacaagagaGAGCTGTCTGGAAAAAACCTAGCTTTCTCTCTTGTCTTGTCTTTTGGATGCCTCTCCTGATCTCTTCTCAACTCTTATAACCTTCCCATCTCTCTCTTGTCTAGAGAGAGAAAGATAGAAGAGAGTGGTTTTGGTGGTTAATTGCTAAGTGCTATTGTTAGAGAGGGTGGAAACTAGTAATAGTAGAGGGGGGTTAATAGACCGGTGGCCAAGGGAGCTGAGTGGAAATAGCTAGGGGAGGGGATCGATATTATGGGTGTGATAGAGCTGGCTTAATGCCCATCCCCTCCTCACTTAAGCAAGCCCACTTGTGGACAATTCATGGCCATGCATGGCTACCCGCCTAATTTCTTTCATGTGCAAAACATGTCTAGCCACTACTGCTCTGAATTAATAGCCACCCTTAACTTAGCCTGCCCATCCTCTTTTTTCTCTCCAACTGCTTAATTAGCCACTCTGTCTGTGGATCCTAATTAAGCAGTGTGTAGTGAAGGTTAATCTTGTGATGAAGCAAAGCCAGCTAGCTAGCAAGCTTGGTAGCTAGGTGAATgaatgaatggatggatggatgaatagATTTGGAGTATGTTTGGTTGCCACTACATGTGGagagaaggtagagggggagagaAAGGGATCCAATTGGAGGAGTGGTGAGTGAGTACTAGTATTTGTTAATTAGGTGCTATAGTGGTAGCAACAGCAACAAGCCAAGAAAACAAGGGATGGAAGCAAGCTCAATATTCCTCTCTGCATGTGTGATTCCTGGGGTGTCATGGTGCTGCACTGCAAGCCTGGATTGATCAGCCTCTCTGCACCCCAGCTCAAACTAATTCCACCCCCTAGCTACTTTTCTTCCACCACTTTTCCTTTTTAGCAAACATACATATAATAAGCATGTGGCTATTAATTTAGTTGGTGAAAAAATCCTCGCAAATCCACGCGATCTCTTATATAATTTTAGTACTTGTTTGCTGGTTTCTTGTTAAATTCCTACTACTAATATTATTATTTGTTCAAGAAAAACCACAGACAGACAGTTGTGTTGAGCAATATAATTCCACTGATCATGAACAGCTAGCTAGCTAGGTTGCTTGGCAGTTGGCAACTACAATTAGGAGGTAGTGAGGTAGTGGTGGTGGTGCAGCTGCAGATGCATTTGTCCCCAGCCAGTGTCCAGTGGCCACACACACCAAGAAAGAAAACTAAAGAAAATACCTGCAATTATTAATTTGTTCTAAAGTATTTGCACCCCTCACCCAAAATGTTTGTTCCCGACCTGTCCATCGAGCACCTACCCTTTTAATTGCACTGTTTATCAATAGGAACAACTAATTGCTTGAATTTTAagctatacaaaaatcttcaatcCTCTGATGCAAATGGCCCATCTAATATGGTGTTAGTTAGAGGTCACACTGATTATGTGGTACTTCCTTTTCTTACTTCTCGGGATGGCTAGATTTGGGTTGGTGGTACTATAGGTTGCAGTGGCTACACTATCTCAATCAAGATAACATATAGGCAGTGCCGTCCTCGCCAAATTAATTGAGTCACACATCAATCACTAATCTGTACGTACGCGTACATGACATATACTTCATAACCAATAACCATACACGTCTATAAAAAAGTGTACTCATCTACCAAAATAGCAGTGGCGTGGTTAAATCTTACTATATTTAACTTATTATATACCAACATATACCACTTAAATTATATCAGTATGTTTATGCATTGTACATACACATAAAACAAATTAACTAAATTATCTCGGATATATCCAAGCTTTTTCTTCAGTTTGAAGGAGCGATTGATGTGCCATGTTGTGTGAGAGAAGTCAACGGTTGAGAGGAGAGAGGGATACATATGGTTGAGAGTGATCAAATTAAATTAATCAACCGTGATTCTTGACGTGATCCTGGATCGTTGTTTGTTGTGTGGGGCAACAAGAAACCCCCCTAAAAAATTGCACCCGTCCAATTGGGTGGATGATGCTGCGGTGTGTGGTGGGGGCAAGCAAGGCATCACTTGGCTTAGTTGGAAGCCGGTTAGCTTCCTTTCTCTCTCTAGCacacttcctctctctctctctctccctctctttctctctctagatCTCCCTCACCACATAGAGAGagaaacacatgcatgcatgcatgtccacACTAGCTGGTCACTCACTTGCACTGCAATCCAGAGGGAGTGAGCAGTAATGGATGCCTTTCTTCCTTTCCTGCTTTGCCATAACTTAATTATTAATCAGCTGAGCAGTGCAGGAAAGATGGGCGGCCTTGGGCCTGCCTGCCCCCATGATCCTGCCCATGATTGGCAATTAGCCGGGTTGTCCCGCATGTGGAACCCTAGCTTTAAGGATCTATCATTAATCAGTGCTTGTATTTGCTAGGCTAGCCAGACCGCTTAAGCAGCCCCATGAGTGATGAGTGTGTGGGTGTCTGTCTATGTGATCATCCAAAAGATTCAAAAATGCTTTTATATTATTCTTCCTCAGTAGTACCAGACCATGAACATGCCAAGCCACCATCTCTAAAAAGTCAATACCAGTAAACTATTATTAATGGACTGGCTAGTACTTGATGTGAGCCATGATCAACTTGATTGCCAAGCTCAGATGGCGTGACACTCCAATTGAGTGACTTCAATTAACTTAGCTACCTAATTGCCGTGAACGGGCTCCTACCTCTCGTCGGCGCCGCTGCCGATCTGCTTCGTCTTCTGTATATTGCCTTAAGGTCATGGAGGCGCGACGGATTTTGGCCCTTGCCGACAGGGGGACTTTGTTTTTGGCACTCCTCCGGCAGGTGGTCTACGGACCTAGATGTAGTCTTTGTTACTTCCGGTGTTTTTTGTACTACtatcttgacagttgatgaatagaccgaaaaaaaattcaaaaataatttaacttagtttttttttagaaatggaggatcACCCCCGGCATGTGTGTCATTACATTGCAAACAACCATATTTAACTTAGGTAATTAAAACTTGTGACCGGCCTCTGTTACAAGCCTTGGGACATGGTGCATAGCTGCTTAATCGACAAACCAAACTGACTGTAAACTGTTAAGGCTTCACCAAACCAGAAAGATTGGTGCGTGTTTTACTTCTCTTTGATCTGATCAAACTAGAGATACAGAGAGAAACACCTACGTTTAGTCGGTTGATCAACATAGACAAGTCATGAGTGCAAACCATACACGATGCATGACCTTTGACTGCATCCGGTAGAGGATCGGGATGGTCGACTGGGCAGGCGACGGGCGAGAGCCACCGCCGACGCCGATCTTGCCTGAGTCTCCGCCGCCCTTCGCGCCGGCTCAGGAGTCGGGCCTGGCTGGTGCCGGAGGAGGATCATCTCCGACGCTGATCTGCCAGGCGATCCCAGCCGGGGACTCGGcgattccgccgccgccgccgctgcggctgttACCGGGATCTCCAAGCCCTTCGGATGGGATCCGGCAACCGCCCGCGGTGGATTCAAATCCGCGAGTTGATCCATCCCCTTCCCCGGTTTCTTCTTCGACGGAGGACGAGGATCGGGATCGGGGATTCAAAAATCCTACGAAATGGAAGGCTCGTTTTCGGGATAATCTACTCACACCCATCTCGTTGGACGACGATCCGTGATGATGAAGGAGATATTTTGGCCGGAAGGCATCTATCCGCGGAAGAAGATCTTCATATTGGTATGTGTTTCGTTATTGATTTGTTTCACATTGAGGTTATTGAGTGGGTGCAGGTACCCCCGGAGGTTGAAGAACAAATTGCCACTGTTGATCTCACGGAGGAATCCGATGGATCCAAGTCGACGCAAAGGTTTGGGGGTCGCTCTTGGATTCTTGctgacgaggaggaagacgaggtggACGTGCCGGTAACGTCGGTCCGGCCCTTACCTTCGATTGACTTGGGTCCTAGCCCCATGCCTAAACCTTCGGATGGGCCGTCGGTGGGAAGGAGGGCGACGCGGGCGACACGGGAGACGCCCGTGGCGGCCACTACGGGGCTGCCGCCGGCGACCATCTCCGGTGTGGGATGCGCCGGTGGTAGGTTTTGGGCTCTCGCGGAGTCTGAACCAGAGGGCGAAGATGACGGGGACAGCGCCGGAGGTTCACCGGTAGCCTACTCGCCGACGCCGTCGTCGGTGATATGCGAGGCTTTCGACCTTGGCTACTCGGAAGACGATGTGGCTGCCATAGTCGATGGCAGTGTGCCAGTTGATGATCCTGCACGGCAAGGTTTGGGACCAGAGGACAAGATCGAGATCGTGCGTCGGATGGTTCATAGGCGAACGGCGGCAGCGGCGATCCGGCCATGGAAGGGGCCGCTCCCAAAGGTAAGTCTCCCTAAACCAACTTTGTCTGATTTCATTACTGAGGGGTCGTGGATAGTGGTGAAGAGGAAGAAGTCTCGGCGTTCAGTGGCGGCacaggcgccggcgccggcgatcgACAGAACCAGCGATATCCGTGCCGATCGGATCTCGCGTTTGAATTTTTTGCTTAACGCTGATGGGCTTCAACCGGAAGAAGGTTCGGACGGCCCATCCGATGTTGCGCCTTTGGGCCAAAGGTTTTTTACTAAGGTTGGGCCGGGACTAGCTGGGTTACAGACCCAGGCAAAACCGGCCGACCTCGACGTACAGGAGATCGCATCGGATCGACTGCCATCTCATGCACGATCATCGTCCAGTTTCCAATACGTATGCACTAGGGTTCGCCGCTGCGGGCACGTTGGATTTCCGCCGGCTGTGGTGCGTCGGCTGAAGCGAGATCCTGCGGTTGCTGCCGACGTCATGCCGCCCAAGGCCCCGCCGCCGGCCaagggaccgcctccggcgaagcCGCCTGCGAGGGCTGCGCCGGGGGGTCCGGCTGCGACTTCGCCTGCAGCGGCGGCGGCTTCGACACCGGCGCCGGCTGCGCCGGCTGTAGCCAGGGCTGCGGCGCCGCCACAGCATGGGGCCACACAGCCGCCGCCGCAACGACCTTGGCCTAGGCAAATGGCTGCCGGCCGGGGAGGGGCTGCCAATGGTGTAGCCggccggggaggtgctgccaacGGTGTAGCCGGCCGTGGATCGGGTGTGCTCGCGGGGGACAGCCGCAATCCTCCCCGTGGTCAGTGGGGAGATGATGGATACGACGCCTACGGTCAGGGTCTTCACCGAGGTTCGTCGTCCACCGGTGGTGGGCGAGGCTACGCTTGGACGGATCATGGTTATGCTGGCCGGGGCTTTCAAGGACCACCGGGGAACTTTGTTGAGGGTGCGGTTGGCCCGAGCCGCTTCCGTGGCCGCTTCCGTGGTGGGCGCGGTGGATATAGGCGCCCTCCACGTAACTTGCCTGGGGCTGCAGCCTCGGAATCTGCTGAGATGGACACTGATGAGGCGGGTCTAACCCAGGCAGTGGTGGAGACGGTTAAGGCTCTCGCTGATGTGTCTGTACCGATGATTGCACAATCGGAGGATGCGGTGTCTGATAAAGGTTCGGAGAAGGCCGGAGGTGACAAGTTGTCCAAGTGGGCGGCTAAGAAGAAAAAATTAGTCTGTTTCCGGTGCGGGGAGACGGGTCACTTCATGGTTGACTGCTCTGCTGAGCTATGTGATATTTGTCGGAAACCTAAGCATGTAGCGGCTGAGTGTCCGCTTCTTCTCGGACCCAAACCGGCACTTAATATCTACGGGCTCTGTTGCTctgagttgatgttctttgagtcaCCAAGTGTGGCTTCGGTGGCTCCTGTCGTTGAAACCTCATTCCCTGGGGTGGTTAAGGTGGTCACCGGACCGCTCACTGAAGCCCAGATAATTCAGCAGTTGCGGGAATTGGCTCCGGGGAATTTCAAATGGTCCTTGTTGAAACTTTCTGATAAGTCTTACAAAGTGGATTTTCCCTTCTAAAGAGGATCAGAAGAGGATTCTCAAGTTTGGCATGAGTCGAGTTACTGGAACTAGCTTTGTGTTGCAGTTTGATGAGTGGAAAAAGAAGGAACCGCAGGGCACACCACTGACTCAGATCTGGGTTCGATTTTCGGGGGCACCTTCCGAGCCCTTGGATGATTTCTTTGTCACGTGGAGCTTGGGGTCCTTGCTCGGTAAGACGGAGCAGGTGGATATGCCTTTCACTCGTGCTCACGGTGTAGCTCGTTTGTTGATAAGCGTGGCTAACATTCAGTTCTTGCCGGATGTGGTCAGATGGTGTTATGAGGGTATTGCTTACATGTTGAATGTCGAGTATGAGGATCCGGACTTGTTTCAGGATTTTGAGGAGCTGCTACCTATGGATACCTCTGAGGGGGGAGGTGCTTCTGGGAACCGTGGAGATGACGCACCCGGTGATGGTGACAGGGGTTCCAGGCCTGTGGATTCGTCTAAGCCAGCAGAGTCTGCTCAGGGGAAAACACCGGTTTCGGCACCGTCCAACATGCTTCAGCTAGGCTCCGTAGGGGCTTTCTCTGCGCCTCCTCGTCTTTGGAGTGATCGTGTGGAGCTGGATGATCCGTCTGAGCATGTGCCACCGGTGATTTCGGAGGTCTTGAGGGCTGAGGAAACGGACAGACTTTCTGCACAGGAGGTTGTTTCTCCTCCTTCATCGCCGGTACCGCGGCTGGACATGACGACTCTTTTGGACGACTCGGCGGAGCTGGCCGGGGGTACGGTCAGGTCCTTCTCTGCTTTGCCGGTGCGCGGATCGTCGGGACTCAGGGTCAGCGCAGTAGTAACGACCACTTCGGAGGCTCGGCGGGCCTCGGACGGGTCTAGCGGGCAGGAGGCCCACGCACCGCGCTCTCCTTCCTTGCCGGCATCAGAGGCGGCTACTGATCTTCTGGGAGGGTCGGCTGTTGGTCAAAGACCGGTGTCTTCACAGGCCAGTCCGGCCTCCCTGGCTAGGGAGGAGTCCTCACCTCTTCACGCCGCCGTTAGTGCGCCAGGGCAGGGGGTAGTCGGCTCACCGGCCCCCACCGTGTTAGGTGGGCTGGGTGGAGCCACTGCAGCTACTGTCTCCTCCTCGGTGCGCGGCGTGTGGGCTGCTCCAGAGCCAGCTGCTGGTGGGTCGCCTGTTGACGGGCTGCAGGCGGCGCCGCCGACTTCTTCTCCTGCGCTGGTGACGGCGACCCGGGGCGTCGCTGTGGGGGGAGGGGCAGGAGGTCTCTCCCCTTGCAGGGCTTCCTGCGAGGAGGTCATCGCTTTGGTGGTATCCCGGATCCTGTCACCCA
Above is a window of Triticum aestivum cultivar Chinese Spring chromosome 6B, IWGSC CS RefSeq v2.1, whole genome shotgun sequence DNA encoding:
- the LOC123139975 gene encoding zinc finger protein ZAT5, which codes for MQASAMELVLFREEGAVDDRPQQHGGAVVKRKRTKRPRHLTPPAAAMACSSASSSESTTTEEEDMAHCLILLAQGAAPPGVVVDSRPPPATVPQEARQGASLLPPPGPLPAPAVMSTTKTERYTSRKYTEAATTADGVRAGFYVYECKTCNKCFPTFQALGGHRASHKKPRLAGADDDTAANATSVAIAKLSKPPPTKPPLVQMTTASPPQPPPPQVDAAPDVTTVLSLNNGGSAVCNAVNTNRLRVHECSICGAEFASGQALGGHMRRHRPLHAPADRVTTTTAAAVTAITASTTKKDSTPAGINLELDLNLPAPSDEECVSHPPPPPPPSSAPPVVLGLGPFDSGKKRLMLTAASAALVDCHY